From the genome of Flavobacterium ovatum, one region includes:
- a CDS encoding ArsC/Spx/MgsR family protein, whose translation MNKIYYLASCDTCRKIIKALPKDLDLAYHDIKQNPLTEEEIDQLYQLSGSYEALFSKKAVLYKTLNLKDKSLTEDDYKKYLLEHYTFLSRPVFVINDEIFIGNTQPNILKLHKKLGLV comes from the coding sequence ATGAACAAAATATATTATTTAGCCAGTTGTGACACTTGTCGAAAAATCATCAAAGCCTTACCTAAAGACCTTGATTTGGCCTATCACGACATCAAACAAAACCCTCTTACTGAGGAAGAAATTGACCAATTATATCAACTTTCAGGAAGTTATGAAGCACTTTTTAGCAAAAAAGCCGTTTTGTACAAAACCTTAAATCTCAAAGACAAATCCCTAACCGAGGACGATTACAAAAAATACCTCCTAGAGCATTACACCTTTTTGAGTCGCCCCGTTTTTGTGATAAATGATGAAATTTTCATTGGAAACACCCAGCCAAACATCCTCAAATTGCACAAAAAATTAGGATTAGTATAG
- a CDS encoding DinB family protein produces the protein MMDSIFEVLKIQRNLAVQFLDHYTLEQLNTIPEGYRNNLIWNIAHMVVTQQLLVYKFSGLPMQVSDELVERYKKGTEVTAPATETEIAEIKTLLVDTAVQNEKDFANGLFVNYAEYPTSTGFVIKNVADALSFNVFHEGMHIGIMMRLRKLV, from the coding sequence ATGATGGATTCAATATTTGAAGTTTTAAAAATACAACGAAATCTGGCTGTACAGTTTTTAGATCATTATACGCTGGAGCAATTAAATACAATTCCAGAGGGTTATCGCAATAATTTGATTTGGAATATCGCGCACATGGTCGTGACGCAACAATTATTGGTTTATAAATTTTCGGGCTTGCCAATGCAGGTTTCAGACGAATTGGTAGAACGTTACAAAAAAGGGACCGAAGTTACGGCTCCCGCAACCGAAACAGAGATTGCCGAAATAAAGACCTTGCTTGTCGATACGGCTGTACAAAATGAAAAGGATTTTGCCAACGGTCTATTTGTAAATTATGCGGAATATCCAACCTCAACAGGTTTTGTGATAAAAAATGTGGCTGACGCACTTAGTTTTAACGTTTTTCACGAAGGAATGCACATTGGAATTATGATGCGCTTGAGAAAGTTGGTGTAA
- a CDS encoding T9SS type A sorting domain-containing protein, whose protein sequence is MKRILPSIVPFLLTITTHLSFAQGSFISFNQLQTQKIQSSPLVQWVNISPGTSGYCEEFWCHPTDANVMFSGADMHAAFGTWDNGQSWSTLKDSDGNGLDMRRVIDIQFSLQDADYGVAFANDQSGSISSGKIYTTTDRGRNWTELATMGKCHSKLAIHPTNDNIWFLGAGDFWNVKDVHRTLAQPQGQMISRSNYGYVWKTTNKGVSWTKVATGLDADLDVGRILFDRNNPNIVIMATAQGMYRSTNLGVTWSSSATGLPNNRPRDLTSYYNATSGEFILYAVEQTVYTPSGNTINSTGGIYKSTDSGLSWQSITGNLGLNMQSVTDYSSRDSYHRTVANWLGISKSVSQATYTSYPTQALQTFNRIVVNPTNKNEIYILHNKRHDFSFGPGDVWKTVDGGATWIASSRSGIYWKNNTNSGYWQARNNPTGANIDYSHMQKDMDASDETAAGARMLAINKNGEIFTGIDQQLLRSNDSGTSWQQADDIEAAPNSNKWIGRGNTNLPGRFMLVETGVPGRKLFCSGEHGLWQTKGTTTSTIANDVVIEQIEGQVHDYNGNVAAHTAATVAAHPTDPNTIYILVTRQDHRGWLRRTTDGGATWQNISQIFTASNNSYENLAFQNSLLIDPNNPNNMYFCATRRAISEVGTSVDESVLTKGGYGFYRSTDAGFTWTLSNSGLPASTGSIRRITMDPANTNTIYASVNQFSNSDPGGLYKSINNGQSWTQMTIPSAIKSVNNFFIDRNTGFMFISAGSRSGALSAGGVWKSADNGANWTRIFESPYIWQTEVSPVNSNIIVISAAAQVPNMVDNFKNTGVFLSIDAGVNWIKINKGLAHSDRVVDVKPDPDNQNILWSAGWGSGWYKGTIDAALLSVEEKVQLKTQTTIYPNPVKNNGIIKLTNIADNSSYSIIDSNGKLMFSGTVSSDEPINVTRLSTGIYFVAVKNQQGVKTSLKFIVGK, encoded by the coding sequence ATGAAAAGAATTTTACCTTCTATTGTACCTTTTTTACTTACTATAACAACGCATTTATCTTTTGCTCAAGGTTCATTTATCAGTTTTAATCAATTGCAAACTCAAAAGATTCAGTCATCTCCTTTGGTGCAATGGGTGAATATTTCGCCAGGTACTTCTGGCTACTGTGAAGAGTTTTGGTGTCACCCCACAGATGCAAATGTGATGTTTAGCGGTGCAGACATGCATGCTGCATTTGGTACCTGGGACAACGGACAATCATGGTCTACTTTAAAAGATAGTGATGGCAACGGACTCGACATGCGTAGGGTAATTGATATACAGTTCTCTTTGCAGGATGCTGATTATGGTGTTGCCTTTGCAAATGATCAAAGTGGAAGTATTTCCAGCGGAAAAATCTATACCACTACCGATAGAGGACGAAATTGGACAGAATTGGCAACAATGGGAAAATGCCACTCTAAGTTGGCTATACATCCTACCAATGATAACATTTGGTTTTTGGGTGCTGGTGATTTTTGGAATGTAAAAGATGTTCATAGAACTTTGGCCCAACCGCAAGGACAAATGATATCAAGGTCCAACTATGGTTATGTCTGGAAAACAACCAACAAAGGGGTGAGCTGGACAAAAGTGGCTACCGGTTTAGATGCAGATCTAGATGTGGGTAGGATTCTATTTGATAGAAACAATCCAAATATTGTTATCATGGCTACCGCTCAAGGAATGTACAGAAGTACAAATTTGGGTGTGACTTGGAGTTCAAGTGCGACAGGATTACCAAACAATAGACCACGTGATTTAACGTCGTATTACAATGCCACTTCTGGTGAATTTATTTTATATGCTGTAGAACAAACGGTTTATACTCCAAGCGGAAATACAATCAATAGCACTGGCGGAATCTATAAAAGTACCGATAGCGGCCTTTCATGGCAAAGTATCACAGGTAATTTGGGACTCAATATGCAATCGGTTACAGATTATTCGTCAAGAGATAGTTACCATCGTACAGTAGCGAATTGGTTGGGGATATCTAAATCTGTTTCGCAAGCAACTTATACGTCCTATCCTACACAAGCGTTGCAAACCTTTAATAGGATAGTTGTTAATCCAACAAACAAGAATGAAATCTATATTTTGCATAACAAGAGACATGATTTCAGTTTTGGACCTGGTGATGTTTGGAAAACAGTTGATGGCGGAGCAACATGGATCGCTAGTTCAAGATCAGGAATTTATTGGAAAAACAATACAAACAGTGGCTATTGGCAGGCAAGAAACAATCCTACGGGTGCTAATATAGACTATTCTCATATGCAAAAGGATATGGATGCTAGTGACGAAACTGCTGCAGGAGCAAGGATGTTAGCAATCAATAAAAATGGAGAAATTTTTACAGGAATCGACCAACAATTGCTTCGTTCAAATGACAGTGGAACATCTTGGCAACAAGCTGATGATATTGAGGCGGCACCAAATAGCAATAAATGGATAGGACGAGGAAATACCAATCTTCCTGGTCGATTTATGCTAGTGGAAACCGGAGTACCAGGTAGAAAATTATTTTGTAGCGGAGAGCATGGTCTATGGCAAACAAAAGGAACCACAACAAGTACTATTGCCAATGATGTCGTTATCGAACAAATTGAAGGACAAGTACATGATTATAATGGTAATGTCGCCGCTCATACGGCCGCTACCGTAGCTGCTCACCCAACAGATCCAAATACAATTTACATTCTTGTTACTAGGCAAGACCATAGAGGTTGGTTACGAAGAACTACAGATGGCGGGGCTACTTGGCAAAATATTAGCCAGATATTCACTGCTAGTAATAATAGTTATGAGAATTTAGCTTTTCAAAACTCATTGTTGATAGACCCTAACAATCCCAATAATATGTATTTCTGTGCAACCAGAAGAGCAATTTCAGAAGTAGGTACTTCGGTAGACGAAAGCGTGTTGACAAAAGGTGGTTATGGTTTTTATAGATCAACAGATGCGGGTTTTACATGGACATTAAGTAATTCTGGTTTGCCTGCTTCTACAGGAAGTATTCGTAGGATAACAATGGATCCAGCAAATACAAATACAATTTACGCATCGGTAAATCAATTTAGCAATTCAGATCCAGGGGGATTATATAAGTCTATAAATAACGGTCAAAGTTGGACACAAATGACAATTCCGTCCGCTATTAAATCAGTTAATAATTTTTTTATTGATAGAAATACAGGTTTTATGTTTATATCTGCGGGATCAAGATCGGGTGCTTTGAGCGCAGGAGGTGTTTGGAAAAGTGCCGACAACGGAGCAAATTGGACAAGAATATTTGAATCACCCTACATATGGCAGACAGAAGTATCTCCAGTAAATTCGAATATAATTGTGATTTCGGCAGCAGCCCAAGTGCCTAATATGGTCGATAATTTCAAAAACACGGGCGTTTTTCTATCAATAGATGCAGGTGTGAATTGGATTAAGATCAACAAAGGGCTGGCCCATTCAGACCGAGTGGTTGATGTAAAACCAGACCCAGACAATCAAAATATTTTGTGGTCAGCAGGATGGGGAAGTGGTTGGTACAAAGGAACGATTGATGCGGCTTTATTATCAGTTGAAGAAAAAGTTCAGCTAAAAACCCAAACTACAATCTATCCAAATCCTGTCAAAAACAATGGCATAATCAAGTTAACCAATATAGCAGATAACAGCTCATATTCCATTATTGATAGTAACGGAAAGTTAATGTTCAGCGGCACTGTTTCAAGTGATGAGCCAATAAATGTAACCCGTTTAAGTACAGGGATCTACTTTGTTGCGGTCAAAAATCAACAAGGTGTAAAAACAAGTTTAAAATTTATAGTAGGTAAGTAG
- a CDS encoding DUF2452 domain-containing protein, with the protein MKNKIPDNVVFSNEEGFNANLLPYGTNVGAPVIRVDDVVSWKSRGISTVNKEFETKFMELKLQYQNLIQEFEWNELVYNAKFSFEPIVGEIYHMYRDVNGGNFLSLIAPQEWNKEHIGTFKLNSDKKWILLHQ; encoded by the coding sequence ATGAAAAATAAAATACCTGATAATGTTGTCTTTTCCAATGAGGAAGGATTTAATGCCAACCTATTGCCTTACGGAACAAATGTAGGTGCACCAGTAATTAGAGTGGACGATGTGGTTTCATGGAAAAGTAGAGGAATTAGCACCGTAAACAAGGAGTTTGAAACTAAGTTTATGGAACTAAAATTACAATATCAAAATCTAATACAAGAATTCGAATGGAATGAATTAGTGTACAATGCTAAGTTTTCATTTGAACCTATTGTTGGCGAAATCTATCATATGTATAGAGATGTAAATGGTGGAAACTTCCTTTCATTGATCGCCCCACAAGAATGGAATAAAGAACACATTGGCACTTTTAAATTAAATAGTGATAAAAAATGGATACTGCTTCATCAATAA
- a CDS encoding flavin reductase, giving the protein MSKKTIICSDELDVLEKQQRVNLINSLGGFKSVALVGTADSNGNTNAAIFSSFFHIGANPPLIGMIFRPSPPERDTMRNIIETGFYTINHINESIYKQAHQTSARYDADVSEFDATGLTPEYKNNFFAPFVAESNVQLGIEYKDKIEIAINNTTIIIGEIIQIHIPEDCLLEDGFVNLEKANTITTSGLDSYHKTTQLDRLSYAKPNKEVTSIIQN; this is encoded by the coding sequence ATGAGTAAAAAAACAATTATTTGTAGTGATGAACTTGATGTATTAGAAAAGCAACAACGTGTAAATTTAATCAATAGTTTAGGTGGTTTTAAAAGTGTGGCTTTAGTGGGAACAGCAGATTCAAATGGAAATACTAATGCAGCCATTTTTAGCTCTTTTTTTCATATTGGCGCGAATCCACCACTAATCGGAATGATTTTTCGACCAAGTCCGCCAGAACGAGATACGATGCGAAATATCATAGAAACAGGATTTTACACCATCAATCATATTAACGAAAGCATTTATAAACAAGCACACCAAACATCCGCAAGGTATGATGCAGACGTATCTGAATTTGATGCAACGGGCTTAACTCCCGAATATAAAAATAATTTTTTCGCCCCTTTTGTAGCCGAAAGTAACGTCCAATTAGGAATTGAATATAAAGATAAAATTGAGATAGCGATCAACAATACAACCATTATTATTGGGGAAATTATTCAAATACATATCCCTGAAGATTGTTTGCTTGAAGATGGATTTGTCAACTTAGAAAAAGCAAATACAATTACAACCTCTGGGCTAGATAGTTATCACAAAACCACTCAACTGGATCGATTAAGCTATGCAAAACCCAATAAAGAAGTAACCTCCATAATTCAAAATTGA
- a CDS encoding deoxyribodipyrimidine photo-lyase produces the protein MNKKAINIVWFKRDLRFIDHEPIFMAQKENIPTLLVYFFEPSVMNYDDSDSRHWRFIYESLQEMQSKLQSIAAEIYYFHSEVESVFEQLLQVYEVKTVFSHQEIGNKITFDRDNTMQSFFDERNISWKQSQMHGVIRKLKSRSDWEKRWEKVMRDIPKTMDFQTLKVQLLAPDFYKHLKGKALSTLITTRNKNFQQGGEYWAWRYLDSFVKERYVNYSKHISKPSLSRKGCSRLSPYLAYGNISMRMVYQYTNQHYENSTNKRAILNFVSRLHWHCHFIQKFEDECRMEFENVNKAYDALVKPKNETYIKAWQEGKTGVPIVDACMRCLVQTGYINFRMRAMVVSFFTFNLWQDWRELHFLARQFLDYEPGIHYPQLQMQSGTTGINTIRIYSPIKNSEDHDSEGVFIKKWLPELAEIPVTLLHEPWKLNPIEQQFYQCEIGKDYPFPIVDIEETRKKASAIVWSFRKNNDVKEEGKRILKKHINNSKTKPIKKKAK, from the coding sequence TTGAATAAAAAAGCTATAAATATTGTTTGGTTCAAACGTGATTTACGTTTTATAGATCACGAACCAATTTTTATGGCACAAAAAGAAAATATCCCAACACTCTTGGTCTACTTTTTTGAACCTTCGGTAATGAATTATGATGATTCTGATAGTCGTCATTGGCGCTTTATCTATGAATCATTACAGGAAATGCAATCAAAATTACAATCAATTGCGGCCGAAATTTATTATTTTCACAGTGAAGTAGAGTCCGTTTTTGAACAGTTACTCCAAGTGTATGAGGTAAAAACGGTTTTTTCACATCAAGAAATTGGTAACAAAATCACTTTCGATAGAGACAATACGATGCAATCTTTTTTTGACGAAAGGAATATATCTTGGAAACAATCTCAAATGCATGGAGTCATTCGTAAATTAAAATCCAGAAGCGATTGGGAAAAACGTTGGGAAAAGGTCATGCGCGACATCCCAAAAACAATGGATTTTCAGACATTAAAAGTACAACTTTTAGCGCCTGATTTTTACAAACATTTAAAAGGGAAAGCCCTTTCAACATTAATTACAACCCGCAATAAAAATTTTCAACAAGGGGGCGAATATTGGGCTTGGCGGTACTTGGATAGTTTTGTAAAAGAGCGTTATGTCAATTATAGCAAACACATTTCCAAACCCAGTTTAAGTCGAAAGGGCTGTAGCCGTTTGTCGCCTTATTTAGCCTATGGGAATATTAGCATGCGCATGGTGTATCAATATACCAACCAGCATTATGAAAATTCAACTAACAAAAGAGCCATTCTGAATTTTGTTTCCAGATTGCATTGGCATTGCCATTTCATTCAAAAGTTTGAAGACGAATGCCGCATGGAATTCGAAAATGTAAACAAAGCTTATGATGCACTTGTGAAGCCAAAAAATGAAACCTACATAAAAGCTTGGCAAGAAGGAAAAACAGGAGTGCCAATTGTTGATGCTTGCATGCGGTGCTTAGTGCAAACCGGTTATATTAATTTTAGAATGCGCGCTATGGTAGTTTCCTTTTTTACGTTCAATTTGTGGCAAGATTGGCGCGAATTACATTTTTTGGCGCGACAATTTTTAGATTATGAACCTGGAATTCATTATCCGCAATTGCAAATGCAATCAGGAACAACAGGCATTAATACGATTCGGATTTACAGTCCCATTAAGAACTCGGAAGATCACGATTCAGAGGGTGTTTTTATAAAAAAATGGTTGCCCGAATTGGCTGAAATTCCAGTCACATTACTTCATGAACCATGGAAGTTAAATCCAATAGAACAACAATTTTACCAGTGCGAAATAGGGAAAGACTATCCTTTTCCAATTGTAGACATTGAAGAAACTAGAAAAAAAGCCAGCGCTATTGTGTGGAGTTTTAGAAAGAATAACGATGTGAAGGAAGAAGGCAAACGCATATTGAAAAAACATATAAATAATTCGAAAACTAAACCAATAAAAAAGAAAGCCAAATGA
- a CDS encoding DUF2071 domain-containing protein encodes MSIFLKANWENIVMANYEIAPDILSKYIPQGVTLDLYDGKAYISLVGFMFKNTKIFNVPIYKFGTFEEINLRFYVSRKVGNITKRGVVFINETVPYKAVAWLANALYKEHYTTIPTKHHWDFSKKNKEIKYEWLVDKKWNSIVLSACKEKKAMTKNSFESFIFEHYYGYTKYSETSTEEYQIAHPSWLVNEILDYKIDCHFEKMYGKGFAVLDKTKPTSVFLAEGSTVEINWKRTKI; translated from the coding sequence ATGAGTATTTTTTTAAAAGCCAACTGGGAAAATATTGTGATGGCAAATTATGAAATAGCACCAGATATTTTGTCCAAATATATACCACAAGGTGTTACACTAGATCTGTATGATGGCAAAGCTTACATAAGTTTAGTGGGGTTTATGTTTAAAAATACTAAAATATTTAATGTTCCCATATACAAGTTTGGCACTTTCGAGGAAATTAATTTACGCTTTTATGTATCCAGAAAAGTGGGTAATATAACTAAAAGAGGCGTTGTATTTATTAATGAAACCGTTCCATATAAAGCCGTAGCATGGTTAGCAAATGCATTGTATAAAGAACATTACACAACGATTCCAACAAAACACCACTGGGATTTTTCCAAGAAAAATAAGGAAATAAAATACGAATGGTTGGTGGATAAAAAATGGAATAGTATCGTATTATCTGCTTGTAAAGAAAAAAAAGCTATGACAAAAAACAGTTTTGAAAGCTTCATTTTTGAACATTATTATGGATACACAAAATATAGTGAGACCAGTACCGAAGAATATCAAATTGCGCATCCAAGCTGGTTAGTTAATGAAATTTTAGACTATAAAATTGATTGCCATTTTGAAAAAATGTACGGTAAGGGTTTTGCCGTTTTAGATAAAACAAAACCTACGTCAGTATTTTTAGCTGAAGGTTCTACTGTAGAAATCAATTGGAAAAGAACTAAAATTTAA